From a region of the Castanea sativa cultivar Marrone di Chiusa Pesio chromosome 10, ASM4071231v1 genome:
- the LOC142613924 gene encoding uncharacterized protein LOC142613924, which translates to MFPFMEEFGSPSFNGISNPVRKKRTQTSRRPRPDSQPVAEDHDDSPLFSSPPSDDVSKVSSDDNGSGDTNSKRKEINLNQFVSRVHSAAEADSENFYEKNKKDGGFNSFYNNEPCRSGLKKKRSSEGVLAPANWKCKMKDGFDSESRSLDANGGRNGESLNLGQGGIPLDRLGNKNKVKNVKLKVGGVKRTIQANTTSNGAVRGGSSAKSSRSVDASRMRPRHNFQGNSDDNHSSIDKRSRLQGIPWKDFSRGGYSLGKEECLMGKLSGKSTSGKQGDKFELVRKSKRVPKRRVLDGEFGSEEDDEIRYLEKLRTSKNTGCKEDEELSKKHRKLSRVSNVENVGSSRSGKDGKRSKSDIVSEDTDFEEDEESQSDGEFEGKKMKKQKKESVDSLMVNKREMTLTMRQWALQSSKDSAPGTSVIEFPNGLPPAPSRKPKEKPSELEQQLKKAEAAQRRRMQVDKAARESEAEAIRKILGQESSRKKREDKFKKRQEELAQERAANAMMLPSNTVRLVMGPTGTVLKFSEDMGLPSIFDSKPHSYPPPREKCASTSCTNPYKYRDSKSKVPFCSLQCYKAIQQKMLAETTC; encoded by the exons ATGTTTCCTTTCATGGAAGAGTTTGGGAGTCCTTCGTTTAATGGTATAAGCAATCCTGTGAGGAAGAAAAGGACTCAAACATCTCGCCGACCACGGCCTGATTCACAGCCAGTGGCTGAAGATCATGATGATTCACCATTATTTTCATCACCACCTTCAGATGATGTAAGCAAGGTCTCTAGCGATGATAATGGTAGTGGAGATACTAATTCTAAGAGGAAAGAAATCAATCTTAATCAATTTGTGTCAAGGGTTCACTCTGCTGCTGAAGCTGATAGTGAAAACTTCtatgaaaagaataaaaaagatggAGGATTCAATTCATTTTATAATAATGAGCCCTGCCGaagtgggttaaaaaaaaaacgtagtAGTGAAGGTGTCCTTGCCCCTGCTAATTGGAAATGCAAAATGAAGGATGGGTTTGATTCAGAGTCAAGAAGTCTGGATGCAAATGGTGGAAGAAACGGTGAAAGTCTGAATTTAGGGCAGGGAGGAATCCCACTAGATCGATTGGGAAACAAGAACAAGGTTAAAAATGTTAAGCTTAAGGTTGGTGGTGTCAAACGCACTATTCAAGCTAACACCACTTCTAATGGTGCGGTAAGGGGTGGGTCTTCTGCAAAGAGTTCTCGATCTGTAGATGCCTCAAGAATGAGGCCAAGGCATAATTTTCAG GGAAATTCAGATGATAACCATTCATCCATAGATAAGAGGAGCAGGTTACAAGGAATTCCCTGGAAGGATTTCTCAAGAGGTGGTTATAGTCTTGGGAAGGAAGAATGTTTGATGGGGAAGCTTTCTGGAAAGAGCACATCTGGTAAGCAAGGGGACAAATTTGAACTGGTCCGTAAGAGCAAGCGTGTCCCAAAGAGGCGTGTACTTGATGGGGAATTTGGTTCTGAGGAGGATGATGAGATTCGCTACCTGGAGAAGCTTAGAACTTCAAAGAACACAGGAtgtaaagaagatgaagaattaAGCAAGAAACATCGGAAACTTTCAAGGGTTTCTAATGTGGAAAATGTTGGCTCATCAAGATCGGGCAAAGATGGTAAGAGGTCCAAATCAGATATAGTATCTGAGGACACAGATtttgaggaagatgaagagtcacAATCTGATGGTGAATTTGAAggtaagaaaatgaagaagcaGAAAAAGGAATCTGTTGATTCTTTAATGGTTAATAAAAGGGAAATGACTCTCACAATGCGTCAGTGGGCCCTTCAGTCAAGCAAAGATTCAGCACCTGGTACAAGTGTAATTGAGTTTCCAAATGGATTGCCCCCTGCCCCATCAAGAA AGCCAAAGGAGAAACCTTCAGAATTAGAGCAGCAACTAAAGAAAGCTGAGGCTGCTCAGAGACGTCGGATGCAAGTCGACAAGGCTGCTCGGGAATCTGAG GCTGAGGCTATCAGAAAAATTCTTGGTCAAGAGTCTAGCAGGAAAAAACGGgaagataaatttaaaaagcGCCAGGAAGAATTGGCTCAG GAGAGGGCTGCCAATGCTATGATGCTTCCATCTAACACCGTTAGGTTGGTAATGGGTCCTACTGGGACTGTATTGAAGTTTTCCGAGGATATGGGTTTGCCTAGTATATTTGACTCTAAACCTCACAG TTATCCTCCTCCGCGTGAAAAGTGTGCTAGTACCTCTTGTACTAACCCATACAAATATCGAGATTCCAAGTCTAAGGTTCCTTTTTGTAGTCTTCAGTGTTACAAGGCTATTCAACAAAAGATGCTGGCTGAAACTACCTGCTGA
- the LOC142613509 gene encoding uncharacterized protein LOC142613509 isoform X2, which translates to MMSVLAVSITTGGFDKPRRLLLKWFLFVFYVISIVYADVPRSLLEAPSVYPTRPPLAAPAIPDLPLPSDLPPSHKPQHKHFSPHGAPTIALSPAHTPIYGPLVTSTHPPTSSHLSKPLMKSNSLAPPIAGFENISPTEAGAGAGAGAVPSGLPQPPLSPHASNCCKPGMVLKRGTRGCHCVYPIQLDLLLLNVSQNPSGNVFLNELALQLGLEVSQIELISFNVLSLSRLNISMDIVPLKGISFSASEAYAINSSLVMHKVHVDPALVGDYKLLNLTWFQPPPPAPAPLVAMSPVEAPQKPRTLNTAPTVGSLPHPTSTRFIAYEELKEATNNFESASLLGEGGFGRVFKGVLSDGTAVAIKRLTSGGQQGDKEFLVEVEMLSRLHHRNLVKLVGYYSNRDSSQNLLCYELVPNGSLEAWLHGPLGVNCPLDWDTRMKIALDAARGLAYLHEDSQPCVIHRDFKASNILLENNFHAKVADFGLAKQAPEGRANYLSTRVMGTFGYVAPEYAMTGHLLVKSDVYSYGVVLLELLTGRKPVDMSQPSGQENLVTWARPILRDKDRLEELADLSLGGKYPKEDFLRVCTIAAACVAPEASQRPTMGEVVQSLKMVQRVTEYQDSTLTSSNNRPNLRQSSTTFESDGTSSIFSSGPYSGLSTFDNDNISRTAFFSEDLHEGR; encoded by the exons ATGATGTCGGTGCTCGCTGTTTCCATCACTACCG GAGGATTCGACAAACCTCGACGGTTGTTGCTGAAATggtttctttttgtattttatgtgaTATCCATCGTCTATGCTGATGTACCCAGGAGTCTATTGGAAGCCCCTTCAGTATATCCAACTAGACCACCTTTGGCTGCACCTGCTATTCCCGATCTGCCTCTGCCATCTGACCTTCCTCCATCCCATAAACCTCAACATAAGCATTTTTCTCCACATGGTGCACCCACAATTGCTTTATCACCAGCCCATACTCCTATTTATGGCCCACTGGTAACTTCTACTCACCCCCCTACAAGTTCACATCTGTCAAAACCATTAATGAAGAGTAATAGTTTAGCACCGCCTATTGCTGGTTTTGAGAATATTTCCCCAACAGAGGCTGGTGCTGGTGCTGGTGCTGGTGCGGTTCCTTCTGGTTTGCCTCAGCCACCATTATCTCCTCATGCATCCA ACTGTTGCAAACCAGGCATGGTATTGAAGCGAGGGACTCGGGGTTGCCACTGTGTGTATCCTATACAGCTAGACCTTCTTCTTTTAAATGTCTCCCAAAATCCTAGTGGGAATGTGTTTCTAAATGAACTAGCTTTGCAACTTGGATTGGAAGTTTCTCAAATAGAGCTGATCAGCTTTAATGTACTCAGCTTATCAAGGTTGAATATTTCAATGGATATAGTTCCACTCAAGGGAATCAGTTTCTCTGCAAGTGAGGCATATGCAATAAACTCTTCGCTTGTCATGCATAAGGTTCATGTAGACCCTGCATTAGTGGGTGATTATAAACTTCTCAATTTGACCTGGTTTCAGCCTCCACCGCCTGCTCCAG CTCCTCTAGTCGCTATGTCACCTGTGGAAGCCCCAC AAAAGCCAAGGACGTTGAATACAGCACCTACAGTAGGATCTCTTCCCCACCCAACCAGCACTCGATTTATAGCTTATGAAGAACTCAAGGAAGCTACAAACAACTTTGAATCTGCAAGCTTACTTGGAGAAGGTGGGTTTGGTAGAGTTTTCAAGGGTGTCTTAAGTGATGGTACAGCTGTAGCAATTAAAAGGCTTACTAGTGGAGGGCAACAGGGGGATAAAGAGTTTCTAGTAGAGGTTGAGATGCTTAGCAGGCTGCATCACCGTAATCTTGTCAAACTTGTGGGTTACTATAGCAATCGCGACTCTTCACAAAACCTACTTTGCTATGAGCTTGTCCCAAATGGAAGCTTGGAGGCCTGGCTccatg GTCCACTAGGAGTAAATTGTCCTTTGGATTGGGACACTAGAATGAAGATCGCACTTGATGCTGCAAGAGGACTTGCCTACCTGCATGAGGACTCACAGCCCTGTGTTATTCACAGAGATTTCAAGGCATCCAATATATTGCTTGAGAACAACTTTCATGCTAAAGTTGCTGATTTTGGGCTCGCCAAACAGGCACCTGAAGGCAGAGCAAATTACTTGTCTACTCGAGTGATGGGCACATTTGG GTATGTAGCTCCAGAGTATGCTATGACAGGACATCTACTCGTTAAAAGTGATGTCTACAGCTATGGGGTTGTACTACTTGAATTGCTGACAGGAAGGAAGCCTGTGGATATGTCACAGCCATCTGGACAGGAAAATCTCGTCACTTGG GCCAGACCAATTCTTAGAGACAAGGATCGGCTGGAAGAGCTTGCTGATCTAAGTCTTGGAGGAAAGTATCCAAAGGAAGATTTTTTACGGGTTTGCACGATTGCCGCAGCTTGTGTTGCTCCTGAGGCAAGCCAACGGCCTACAATGGGTGAAGTGGTGCAGTCACTTAAAATGGTGCAGCGCGTCACAGAATATCAAGATTCCACATTAACTTCTTCCAACAACCGGCCCAACCTGAGGCAGTCATCTACTACCTTTGAGTCCGATGGAACATCATCAATTTTCTCTTCTGGCCCTTACTCTGGTCTAAGCACCTTTGACAATGACAACATCTCAAGGACAGCATTTTTCTCTGAAGATCTTCATGAAGGACGATGA
- the LOC142613509 gene encoding receptor-like serine/threonine-protein kinase ALE2 isoform X1 encodes MMSVLAVSITTGGFDKPRRLLLKWFLFVFYVISIVYADVPRSLLEAPSVYPTRPPLAAPAIPDLPLPSDLPPSHKPQHKHFSPHGAPTIALSPAHTPIYGPLVTSTHPPTSSHLSKPLMKSNSLAPPIAGFENISPTEAGAGAGAGAVPSGLPQPPLSPHASNCCKPGMVLKRGTRGCHCVYPIQLDLLLLNVSQNPSGNVFLNELALQLGLEVSQIELISFNVLSLSRLNISMDIVPLKGISFSASEAYAINSSLVMHKVHVDPALVGDYKLLNLTWFQPPPPAPAPLVAMSPVEAPRKLPTAKPLSTSNGGRHSNLIIIIVIGTGILFIAIISVLVLCLCTNCSGKTKASPVETEKPRTLNTAPTVGSLPHPTSTRFIAYEELKEATNNFESASLLGEGGFGRVFKGVLSDGTAVAIKRLTSGGQQGDKEFLVEVEMLSRLHHRNLVKLVGYYSNRDSSQNLLCYELVPNGSLEAWLHGPLGVNCPLDWDTRMKIALDAARGLAYLHEDSQPCVIHRDFKASNILLENNFHAKVADFGLAKQAPEGRANYLSTRVMGTFGYVAPEYAMTGHLLVKSDVYSYGVVLLELLTGRKPVDMSQPSGQENLVTWARPILRDKDRLEELADLSLGGKYPKEDFLRVCTIAAACVAPEASQRPTMGEVVQSLKMVQRVTEYQDSTLTSSNNRPNLRQSSTTFESDGTSSIFSSGPYSGLSTFDNDNISRTAFFSEDLHEGR; translated from the exons ATGATGTCGGTGCTCGCTGTTTCCATCACTACCG GAGGATTCGACAAACCTCGACGGTTGTTGCTGAAATggtttctttttgtattttatgtgaTATCCATCGTCTATGCTGATGTACCCAGGAGTCTATTGGAAGCCCCTTCAGTATATCCAACTAGACCACCTTTGGCTGCACCTGCTATTCCCGATCTGCCTCTGCCATCTGACCTTCCTCCATCCCATAAACCTCAACATAAGCATTTTTCTCCACATGGTGCACCCACAATTGCTTTATCACCAGCCCATACTCCTATTTATGGCCCACTGGTAACTTCTACTCACCCCCCTACAAGTTCACATCTGTCAAAACCATTAATGAAGAGTAATAGTTTAGCACCGCCTATTGCTGGTTTTGAGAATATTTCCCCAACAGAGGCTGGTGCTGGTGCTGGTGCTGGTGCGGTTCCTTCTGGTTTGCCTCAGCCACCATTATCTCCTCATGCATCCA ACTGTTGCAAACCAGGCATGGTATTGAAGCGAGGGACTCGGGGTTGCCACTGTGTGTATCCTATACAGCTAGACCTTCTTCTTTTAAATGTCTCCCAAAATCCTAGTGGGAATGTGTTTCTAAATGAACTAGCTTTGCAACTTGGATTGGAAGTTTCTCAAATAGAGCTGATCAGCTTTAATGTACTCAGCTTATCAAGGTTGAATATTTCAATGGATATAGTTCCACTCAAGGGAATCAGTTTCTCTGCAAGTGAGGCATATGCAATAAACTCTTCGCTTGTCATGCATAAGGTTCATGTAGACCCTGCATTAGTGGGTGATTATAAACTTCTCAATTTGACCTGGTTTCAGCCTCCACCGCCTGCTCCAG CTCCTCTAGTCGCTATGTCACCTGTGGAAGCCCCACGTAAGTTACCAACTGCTAAACCACTCAGTACTTCAAACGGAGGGAGGCATTCaaatttgatcattattattgttatcGGCACTGGTATACTGTTCATAGCCATTATATCTGTGCTTGTACTTTGTTTATGCACAAACTGCTCAGGGAAGACTAAAGCATCTCCTGTAGAAACTG AAAAGCCAAGGACGTTGAATACAGCACCTACAGTAGGATCTCTTCCCCACCCAACCAGCACTCGATTTATAGCTTATGAAGAACTCAAGGAAGCTACAAACAACTTTGAATCTGCAAGCTTACTTGGAGAAGGTGGGTTTGGTAGAGTTTTCAAGGGTGTCTTAAGTGATGGTACAGCTGTAGCAATTAAAAGGCTTACTAGTGGAGGGCAACAGGGGGATAAAGAGTTTCTAGTAGAGGTTGAGATGCTTAGCAGGCTGCATCACCGTAATCTTGTCAAACTTGTGGGTTACTATAGCAATCGCGACTCTTCACAAAACCTACTTTGCTATGAGCTTGTCCCAAATGGAAGCTTGGAGGCCTGGCTccatg GTCCACTAGGAGTAAATTGTCCTTTGGATTGGGACACTAGAATGAAGATCGCACTTGATGCTGCAAGAGGACTTGCCTACCTGCATGAGGACTCACAGCCCTGTGTTATTCACAGAGATTTCAAGGCATCCAATATATTGCTTGAGAACAACTTTCATGCTAAAGTTGCTGATTTTGGGCTCGCCAAACAGGCACCTGAAGGCAGAGCAAATTACTTGTCTACTCGAGTGATGGGCACATTTGG GTATGTAGCTCCAGAGTATGCTATGACAGGACATCTACTCGTTAAAAGTGATGTCTACAGCTATGGGGTTGTACTACTTGAATTGCTGACAGGAAGGAAGCCTGTGGATATGTCACAGCCATCTGGACAGGAAAATCTCGTCACTTGG GCCAGACCAATTCTTAGAGACAAGGATCGGCTGGAAGAGCTTGCTGATCTAAGTCTTGGAGGAAAGTATCCAAAGGAAGATTTTTTACGGGTTTGCACGATTGCCGCAGCTTGTGTTGCTCCTGAGGCAAGCCAACGGCCTACAATGGGTGAAGTGGTGCAGTCACTTAAAATGGTGCAGCGCGTCACAGAATATCAAGATTCCACATTAACTTCTTCCAACAACCGGCCCAACCTGAGGCAGTCATCTACTACCTTTGAGTCCGATGGAACATCATCAATTTTCTCTTCTGGCCCTTACTCTGGTCTAAGCACCTTTGACAATGACAACATCTCAAGGACAGCATTTTTCTCTGAAGATCTTCATGAAGGACGATGA